One Deltaproteobacteria bacterium DNA window includes the following coding sequences:
- a CDS encoding DUF4124 domain-containing protein, which produces MRLIFMKFCAILLCLFPATAPAQDYKWVDENGVIHFSDRPRPQSSKDFKAINIEIEKDEKLSSRKLEVNIEALRGLKNADLDPKLFLEEFREVIPKPEWWEQVSYPGDGVHSEGEVLSYWQSKKRCCVDKEILTRNNREFFKAAYEGIEKYPGKDHLVTKALWLMTSIADEREVRVNLRKLLLNHFFYHGQSLDRCANCEPANTIVRCTRDLARDYYADGDKEKAITLLEFVLDEREKETSLWVLTETYTFLADLYFKTSVNKERVERLKNALKKLEAYKDIDQNNKRFPKFDLSYQRVIKMFENNK; this is translated from the coding sequence ATGAGACTAATATTTATGAAATTTTGCGCCATTCTTCTATGCCTGTTTCCTGCAACGGCACCGGCACAAGATTATAAATGGGTCGACGAAAATGGAGTCATCCATTTCAGCGATCGTCCGCGCCCCCAGTCCTCGAAAGATTTCAAGGCCATCAATATTGAGATTGAGAAAGATGAAAAGTTAAGTTCGAGAAAGCTGGAGGTTAATATTGAAGCTTTGAGAGGGCTTAAAAATGCAGATTTAGATCCGAAATTATTTTTAGAGGAATTCAGGGAAGTCATCCCGAAGCCGGAATGGTGGGAGCAAGTGAGCTATCCTGGCGATGGCGTTCATAGCGAAGGGGAGGTTCTCAGCTACTGGCAGTCTAAAAAGCGGTGTTGCGTTGATAAAGAAATACTGACCCGGAATAACAGGGAATTTTTCAAGGCGGCCTACGAAGGGATAGAAAAATACCCCGGTAAGGATCATCTGGTCACAAAGGCTCTCTGGCTCATGACCAGTATTGCCGATGAAAGGGAAGTACGTGTCAATTTAAGGAAGCTGCTTCTTAATCATTTTTTTTATCATGGCCAATCGCTCGACCGATGTGCTAATTGCGAACCGGCAAACACGATTGTAAGGTGTACAAGAGACCTTGCCCGCGACTACTACGCCGATGGCGACAAGGAAAAAGCCATAACGCTTCTGGAGTTTGTTCTCGATGAGCGTGAAAAAGAAACCAGCTTATGGGTGTTGACAGAAACATACACTTTCCTTGCCGATCTTTATTTCAAGACCTCGGTTAATAAAGAACGGGTAGAAAGATTGAAAAATGCATTAAAAAAACTGGAAGCCTATAAAGATATTGATCAAAACAATAAAAGGTTTCCCAAATTTGATTTATCCTATCAGCGAGTCATTAAAATGTTTGAAAATAATAAATGA
- a CDS encoding DUF3800 domain-containing protein: MSEVYNIYCDESCHLEHDNQKAMVLGGIWCPLDKRREIAVRIREIKEKHGFRPDFEIKWTKVSPAKERFYLDLLDYFFDDDDLHFRALIVPDKSILHHNQFGQDHDEWYYKMYFNMLKVIFDPTARYNIYLDIKDTRGGKKVEKLHEVICNSLYDFSRQVVERVQILESKHVEQLQLADLLIGALSYLHRGLSGNQAKETLISRMKERSNYSLMRNTLYQEKKVNIFVWHGQEGP; encoded by the coding sequence ATGAGTGAAGTTTATAATATTTACTGTGACGAGTCCTGTCATTTAGAGCATGACAATCAAAAAGCTATGGTGCTTGGAGGCATCTGGTGCCCCCTTGACAAACGACGGGAAATTGCCGTCCGTATCCGTGAAATAAAAGAGAAGCATGGCTTTAGACCTGACTTTGAGATTAAATGGACAAAGGTTTCTCCTGCAAAAGAGAGGTTCTATCTTGATCTGCTTGACTATTTCTTTGATGACGATGATCTACACTTTAGAGCTCTTATTGTACCTGATAAATCAATACTACATCATAATCAGTTTGGGCAGGATCATGATGAGTGGTATTACAAGATGTACTTCAATATGTTGAAAGTAATCTTTGACCCTACAGCAAGATACAATATATATCTGGACATCAAAGACACAAGAGGAGGCAAGAAAGTTGAAAAGCTGCATGAGGTTATCTGCAACAGCCTTTACGATTTTTCAAGGCAGGTTGTAGAGAGGGTGCAGATTCTTGAATCAAAACACGTAGAGCAATTGCAACTGGCAGACCTCCTTATAGGGGCTTTATCCTATTTACATAGAGGTTTGTCTGGAAATCAGGCAAAGGAAACGCTTATAAGCAGGATGAAAGAGCGCTCAAACTATTCACTGATGCGAAACACCCTTTATCAGGAAAAAAAGGTCAATATCTTTGTCTGGCATGGACAAGAGGGGCCGTGA
- a CDS encoding DEAD/DEAH box helicase family protein, with product MFKLKDYQRKALDTLESFLVLARTGDVKDAFKEVLKNGGENEVPYREYSFGQVPYVCLRLPTGGGKTVLASHTVKVAARSYLEQDYPIVLWLVPTNTIREQTLKALAQPGHPYRAELDRYFDYQVRILNIDDVTQIQAQDVGNKAIVIVSTIANLRVNDTSGRKVYAYNEHFESHFASVNPNDKRLERVTEEDLKENGLDRSALGKIKKSFANILALNEPLVIIDEAHNARTRLTHKTLHRIHPKCIVEFTATPDTSVTSASNVIYHVSALELKAQQMIKLPIMLTEHAEWQASVRDAVLTRTKLAQEAQKEEDYIRPIVLFQAEAKNGEITVEVLKEFLIENLKIDAHTIAVATGTQRELDNMDIFAPECPIEHIITIEALKEGWDCSFAYVFCSVKEVRSMKDAEQLLGRVLRMPFAKRRKTEALNRAYAHLCSSSFAQAAHQLTDRLVNMGFEELEIAANLQAAYGQSDLFGGDPAEYPAAKEPPLEIRLPQAPDLEGLNAEDRTRIEVSQVERGDFRVKVAGSVDEALSKVLLANVDNKVTKEYKVEIALHNARLDANRAPAQRGEHFMPLPQLCFGEQGQLSLLEPEAFRYISGDWSLLDFTVELPGFTISEKETTFEVDIDGKKMSYHVAEESETYDLNLVESGLSESDLALVLSREVCEQNIAHSEIMAYLTRLIAHLVKERGFTLTALIRVKYPLIRAIRAQISVIQDKAASKGFQQVLFENKVPLEASLNYEYRFEPGLYPARFPYYRGRYKFQKHYYPIIEDLKESDASDTEFACARAIDNHPKVKFWVRNLVQRDHASFRLPLANNWFYPDFVAELNDERLLVVEYKGEGYKTTDDSREKKAVGEYWAKSSGGKCFFLFAVEKDDKGRDVYGQLGGLLG from the coding sequence ATGTTCAAATTAAAGGACTACCAGAGAAAGGCGCTGGACACACTTGAAAGTTTTTTGGTACTTGCCAGAACAGGGGATGTGAAAGATGCTTTCAAAGAGGTATTGAAAAATGGGGGCGAAAATGAGGTTCCCTATAGGGAATACAGTTTTGGGCAGGTGCCTTATGTTTGCCTCCGGCTTCCTACGGGAGGCGGTAAGACGGTGCTTGCCTCTCACACCGTAAAGGTTGCTGCCCGTAGTTATCTTGAACAGGATTATCCCATTGTTCTATGGCTTGTGCCTACCAACACTATCCGAGAACAAACCCTGAAAGCGCTTGCCCAGCCGGGTCATCCCTACCGTGCAGAACTTGATCGCTACTTTGACTATCAGGTAAGAATCCTTAATATTGATGATGTAACACAGATTCAGGCCCAGGATGTTGGTAACAAAGCGATTGTTATTGTCAGCACTATTGCCAACTTAAGAGTGAATGATACGAGCGGGCGTAAGGTATATGCCTATAACGAACACTTTGAGTCACACTTTGCCAGCGTTAATCCCAATGACAAACGCCTTGAGCGGGTAACAGAAGAAGATCTCAAGGAAAATGGCCTCGATAGAAGCGCCCTTGGAAAGATTAAGAAATCCTTTGCCAACATCCTTGCCCTTAACGAACCTCTGGTAATTATTGATGAAGCACATAATGCCAGAACCCGTTTGACCCATAAAACACTGCACCGCATCCATCCCAAATGTATAGTTGAATTTACGGCAACACCCGACACGAGTGTTACTTCAGCCAGCAATGTTATCTATCATGTGTCTGCCCTGGAACTGAAGGCACAGCAGATGATAAAGCTGCCAATTATGCTGACAGAACATGCAGAGTGGCAGGCAAGTGTACGTGATGCTGTTTTGACACGCACCAAACTTGCGCAAGAAGCACAAAAGGAAGAGGACTATATCCGCCCTATTGTTTTGTTTCAGGCAGAAGCTAAAAACGGTGAAATTACCGTTGAGGTGTTGAAGGAGTTTCTTATTGAAAACCTCAAAATTGACGCTCATACAATTGCTGTTGCAACAGGTACGCAAAGAGAGCTTGATAATATGGATATCTTTGCACCGGAATGCCCCATTGAACATATCATTACCATAGAAGCGCTTAAGGAAGGGTGGGATTGCTCTTTTGCCTATGTCTTCTGCTCTGTTAAAGAGGTTCGTTCTATGAAGGATGCAGAGCAGCTTCTTGGTCGCGTACTCAGAATGCCCTTTGCAAAAAGGCGTAAAACAGAAGCCCTCAATCGTGCCTATGCTCACCTTTGTTCCTCCAGTTTTGCACAGGCTGCACATCAACTGACAGACCGTCTTGTCAATATGGGCTTTGAAGAACTGGAGATAGCGGCAAATCTACAGGCTGCATATGGGCAATCAGATCTATTCGGCGGCGACCCCGCTGAATACCCTGCTGCCAAAGAGCCACCACTTGAGATACGTCTACCCCAAGCGCCTGATTTGGAGGGGCTAAATGCAGAAGACAGAACACGTATTGAGGTGAGCCAGGTTGAAAGGGGTGACTTCAGGGTCAAGGTGGCTGGTTCTGTTGATGAAGCGCTCTCAAAGGTTCTTCTTGCAAATGTAGATAATAAAGTCACAAAAGAATATAAGGTAGAAATTGCCCTCCATAATGCACGCCTTGACGCCAACCGTGCTCCAGCCCAACGGGGTGAACATTTTATGCCGCTGCCTCAACTCTGCTTTGGTGAACAGGGACAACTGAGTCTTTTGGAACCGGAGGCCTTCAGGTATATAAGCGGAGACTGGTCTCTACTCGATTTTACCGTTGAACTGCCCGGTTTTACAATTAGCGAAAAGGAGACGACTTTTGAGGTAGATATTGATGGTAAAAAAATGAGCTACCATGTTGCTGAAGAGAGTGAGACTTATGACTTGAATCTCGTTGAAAGCGGGCTTTCGGAGTCAGACCTTGCACTTGTCCTCAGCAGGGAGGTTTGTGAGCAGAATATAGCTCACAGTGAAATAATGGCCTATCTTACCCGGCTTATCGCTCATCTTGTGAAAGAACGCGGTTTTACATTGACTGCACTTATCCGTGTAAAATACCCTCTAATCCGCGCAATCAGAGCTCAAATTTCAGTAATTCAGGATAAGGCCGCGTCAAAAGGTTTTCAACAGGTTCTTTTTGAAAATAAGGTTCCACTGGAGGCGAGCCTCAATTATGAATACCGCTTTGAACCTGGTTTGTATCCTGCCAGATTCCCCTATTACCGGGGCCGCTACAAATTCCAAAAACATTATTACCCTATTATTGAAGATCTTAAAGAATCTGACGCAAGTGATACAGAGTTTGCCTGTGCAAGAGCGATAGACAATCACCCAAAAGTTAAATTCTGGGTACGTAACCTCGTTCAACGTGATCATGCCTCCTTCCGTCTACCTCTGGCAAATAACTGGTTCTATCCTGATTTTGTTGCAGAGCTAAATGATGAAAGATTGCTTGTCGTCGAATACAAAGGGGAAGGTTATAAAACCACGGACGATTCAAGAGAGAAAAAAGCTGTTGGTGAATATTGGGCAAAGTCAAGTGGGGGTAAATGTTTTTTTCTCTTTGCTGTTGAGAAGGACGACAAGGGACGGGATGTTTATGGGCAGTTGGGTGGATTACTTGGGTAA
- a CDS encoding site-specific DNA-methyltransferase yields the protein MPTLDWLNKDAAVKAAANVSYRLLEPVQELGCGDVDNENMLIQGDNLEALKALIPLYAGRVKCIYIDPPYNTKSAFEHYDDNLEHSQWLSMIYPRLELLRELLAPDGSIWVSIDDNEVHYLKTIMDEIFGRKNFITTLIWQQRTTRENRKVFSNNHEYLLLYAKDPVLFGKVRNDLELNDEVLKRYKNPDNDPRGPWQSVSANAQAGHGTSDQFYTFVAPNGKAHELPKGRCWLYTEAKMQEEIAKNNIWFGKDGNGVPRIKKLLSEAKSGLTPETLWLATEVGTNDHAKKNLVKLFEEGELFETPKPEQLIQQVIEIATNKNEIVLDSFLGSGTTAAVAHKIERKYIGVEMGGHAVTHCQPRLKKVVDGEQGGISEAVNWSGGGGFRFFRLGETVFDEMGNINPSIRFPALASHVWYMATRTPLEKTPDSPLLGVYKGKAYYLLYNGILGDRKPNGGNVLTGPVLESLPPYDGPKVVFGEASRFGPARLAAEEIEFKQIPYEVRAL from the coding sequence ATGCCTACACTCGATTGGTTAAATAAAGACGCGGCTGTAAAAGCGGCGGCAAATGTTTCCTACAGATTGCTGGAGCCCGTGCAGGAGCTTGGTTGTGGTGATGTTGATAATGAGAATATGCTTATTCAGGGCGATAACCTGGAAGCACTCAAGGCGCTTATTCCTCTTTATGCCGGACGGGTAAAATGCATCTATATCGATCCCCCTTACAATACAAAAAGTGCTTTTGAGCATTATGATGACAATCTGGAACACAGCCAGTGGCTTTCCATGATTTACCCACGCCTCGAACTGCTGCGAGAACTTCTGGCACCGGATGGAAGCATCTGGGTATCTATTGATGATAATGAAGTGCATTACCTTAAAACCATAATGGACGAGATTTTTGGACGTAAAAATTTTATTACTACACTAATTTGGCAACAAAGAACCACAAGGGAAAATCGGAAGGTATTTTCTAATAATCACGAATATTTACTTTTATATGCTAAAGATCCTGTTCTTTTTGGTAAAGTACGAAATGATTTAGAGCTTAATGATGAAGTTCTCAAAAGATATAAGAATCCAGATAATGATCCTAGAGGCCCTTGGCAGTCTGTTTCAGCTAATGCTCAAGCAGGTCATGGCACATCAGATCAATTTTATACTTTTGTAGCACCGAATGGTAAAGCACATGAATTGCCAAAAGGGCGGTGTTGGTTATACACAGAAGCAAAAATGCAAGAAGAAATAGCTAAAAACAACATATGGTTTGGTAAGGATGGCAATGGGGTTCCAAGAATAAAGAAGCTTTTGTCAGAGGCAAAATCAGGATTAACACCAGAAACCCTTTGGTTGGCAACTGAAGTTGGTACAAATGATCATGCTAAAAAAAACCTAGTAAAGTTATTTGAAGAAGGAGAACTTTTCGAAACACCAAAACCAGAACAACTAATTCAGCAGGTAATTGAAATAGCAACCAATAAAAATGAAATTGTTTTAGATTCTTTTCTTGGTTCAGGTACTACAGCTGCTGTAGCCCATAAAATAGAGAGAAAATACATAGGTGTTGAAATGGGTGGACATGCAGTTACTCATTGTCAACCTCGACTTAAAAAGGTAGTTGATGGAGAGCAGGGGGGGATATCTGAAGCAGTAAACTGGAGCGGAGGCGGCGGCTTTCGGTTTTTTCGTCTTGGTGAAACGGTTTTTGATGAAATGGGGAATATCAATCCTTCAATTCGTTTTCCAGCACTGGCTTCGCATGTCTGGTATATGGCGACAAGAACGCCATTAGAGAAAACACCTGATTCGCCCCTTCTGGGCGTTTATAAAGGCAAGGCCTATTACCTCCTCTATAACGGCATACTGGGAGACCGTAAACCCAATGGCGGCAATGTATTAACGGGGCCTGTACTGGAGAGTTTACCTCCTTATGACGGCCCAAAGGTTGTTTTTGGTGAAGCCTCACGGTTTGGCCCGGCCCGCTTGGCCGCTGAAGAGATCGAATTCAAGCAGATACCTTATGAAGTGAGGGCTTTGTAA
- a CDS encoding DUF262 domain-containing protein, translating to MKTQKYDVNQQRIETVLAWVNSGEIAIPEIQRPFVWDSTKVRDLMDSLYQGYPIGYLIAWRNPNVKLKDGSTSEGKKVLIDGQQRVTALTAAILNKYVIDKHYKRIKIQIAFNPLQERFEVFNPAIAKDHNWLPDISKVISGDVDVFELVEEYCGKNKDTDRKLIFQKIEALRKITQKQIGLIELDSDLDIETVTEVFIRINSKGVVLSQADFAMSKIAANEEYNGPTLRKCIDYFCHLAIAPEFYPTIIDVDKEFAKTDYFQKMSWLKNENDDLYDPNYNDLLRVSFTSEFNRGKLADLVSLLSGRNFESRTFEEEIARESFEKLEKGVLNFINETNFKRFIMIVKSAGFIVSHLVRSQNVLNFAYVVYLKLRSMKYNPADIETYVRRWIVMSILTSRYSSSPESAFDYDIKQISNMDFKEYLANIESAELSDAFWDAALVQHLNTSVASSPYFHVFLASQVKMNDKGFLSKDITVKDLISHRGDIHHIFPRDYMKKNGLKRGQYNQISNYVYMQSEINIKIGNKAPIEYFSELSEQCNGGELKYGGLTSMDELKSNMDINAIPEEVMEMDVKGYDDFLEKRRKLIAGKIKDYYLSL from the coding sequence ATGAAAACACAAAAATATGATGTTAATCAGCAAAGAATAGAAACAGTACTGGCCTGGGTGAATTCGGGGGAAATAGCTATTCCTGAAATTCAACGCCCCTTTGTATGGGATTCAACCAAGGTTAGGGATTTGATGGACTCGCTCTATCAGGGCTATCCTATCGGTTATCTCATTGCATGGCGAAATCCTAATGTTAAGCTGAAAGATGGTTCTACGTCGGAAGGTAAGAAAGTTCTAATTGACGGCCAGCAACGTGTAACAGCCTTAACAGCAGCCATTCTGAACAAATATGTCATTGACAAACACTACAAGCGCATAAAGATTCAAATCGCCTTTAATCCTTTGCAGGAAAGGTTTGAGGTCTTTAATCCGGCCATTGCAAAAGATCATAACTGGTTACCCGATATATCAAAGGTTATTTCAGGGGATGTTGATGTTTTTGAACTCGTGGAAGAGTATTGCGGAAAAAACAAAGATACGGACAGGAAGCTCATATTTCAAAAGATCGAAGCCTTAAGAAAGATAACTCAAAAACAAATTGGTCTGATTGAGTTGGATTCCGACCTCGACATTGAGACAGTGACGGAAGTTTTTATCCGTATCAATTCAAAGGGAGTTGTTCTCAGTCAGGCTGACTTTGCTATGTCAAAGATAGCCGCAAATGAAGAATACAATGGGCCTACACTCAGGAAATGTATTGACTACTTCTGCCATCTTGCCATAGCACCGGAGTTCTATCCCACCATCATTGATGTAGATAAGGAATTTGCCAAAACAGACTATTTTCAGAAAATGTCATGGCTAAAGAATGAAAATGATGACTTGTATGATCCGAACTACAACGACCTTTTAAGGGTTTCCTTTACCTCTGAATTTAACAGGGGCAAACTTGCCGATTTGGTGAGCCTCCTTTCGGGTAGAAACTTTGAATCAAGGACCTTTGAAGAAGAGATTGCCAGGGAATCTTTTGAAAAACTTGAAAAAGGAGTGCTCAACTTTATTAATGAGACAAATTTTAAACGATTTATCATGATTGTTAAATCGGCTGGTTTCATTGTTTCTCACCTTGTCAGGTCGCAAAACGTGCTTAACTTCGCATATGTGGTCTACCTTAAACTTCGCTCCATGAAATACAATCCTGCTGATATTGAAACCTATGTGCGTCGCTGGATTGTAATGTCAATCTTGACAAGCCGTTATTCCAGTTCACCTGAATCGGCTTTTGATTACGATATAAAACAAATCTCCAATATGGACTTTAAGGAGTATCTTGCCAATATTGAAAGCGCCGAACTTTCGGATGCTTTCTGGGATGCGGCATTGGTGCAGCATCTTAATACTTCCGTAGCCAGCAGTCCTTATTTTCATGTTTTCCTTGCGTCCCAGGTCAAGATGAATGATAAGGGCTTTTTATCCAAAGATATTACAGTGAAAGACCTTATTTCACACAGGGGAGATATACACCATATCTTCCCAAGAGACTATATGAAGAAGAATGGCTTGAAGAGAGGCCAGTACAACCAGATTTCCAATTACGTCTATATGCAGTCGGAGATTAATATCAAGATTGGAAACAAGGCGCCTATTGAATATTTCAGCGAACTAAGTGAACAGTGCAACGGGGGTGAACTCAAATATGGCGGACTAACTTCAATGGATGAACTAAAATCTAATATGGATATTAATGCCATACCTGAAGAAGTTATGGAAATGGATGTTAAGGGATATGATGATTTCCTGGAAAAACGAAGGAAGTTGATTGCCGGAAAAATCAAAGATTACTATTTATCTCTTTAA
- a CDS encoding helix-turn-helix domain containing protein produces the protein MMTLIEIAKALKKEFKCKNFIGVANLIGITPESLRSAKTRNLIPFEKLLKLCEKENKSADWVFFGRGEPDEPGFGSATPEEKELLNKILKIHRNPATKAAIETTANAMVKVPAPDAETE, from the coding sequence ATGATGACATTAATTGAGATAGCGAAAGCCCTTAAAAAGGAATTTAAATGTAAGAATTTTATTGGAGTTGCTAACCTGATAGGCATCACTCCTGAATCGCTAAGGTCTGCAAAGACCAGAAACCTGATTCCTTTCGAAAAACTGTTGAAATTATGTGAAAAAGAGAACAAATCAGCAGACTGGGTTTTCTTCGGCAGAGGTGAACCCGATGAACCCGGTTTCGGAAGCGCCACCCCGGAAGAAAAAGAACTCCTTAATAAAATCCTAAAAATCCACAGAAACCCCGCCACAAAAGCCGCCATTGAGACAACAGCCAACGCCATGGTTAAAGTCCCCGCGCCTGACGCTGAAACAGAGTAG
- a CDS encoding Fic family protein: MTHYIWQHREWPEFRWNDALLLKPVSECRFQQGKILAKMSSLGFDCEQQAQRDILIEEAITTTAIEGEKLSRESVRSSIARKLGLPSSGLPIDRNADGLIDLLLDATQNHCKPLTSERLFGWHAALFPTGYSGLHKIITGNWRGPAPMQVVSGKAGHEKVHYEAMPYDRVEAEMDCFFRWWQESLGEIDGIIRAAVAHFWFVTIHPFEDGNGRIARALTDMALAQDDKQSMRYYSLSSQINAERDVYYEVLERSQKGTMDITTWLQWFSGCFGRSITSSEKTMALVLDKASFWHRHSQTELTDRQRKVINKLLDSGRKGFVGGLTNRKYVSMVKVSRATATRELQHLQDLGIIKANPAKGRSVSYDLVWD; encoded by the coding sequence ATGACTCACTATATTTGGCAGCACCGGGAATGGCCTGAATTTAGATGGAATGACGCTCTTTTGCTGAAACCTGTCAGTGAATGCCGTTTTCAGCAGGGTAAAATTCTGGCAAAAATGTCTTCATTGGGTTTTGACTGTGAGCAGCAGGCACAAAGGGATATCCTCATTGAGGAAGCGATTACTACCACTGCCATAGAAGGGGAGAAACTGAGCCGGGAATCGGTGCGTTCTTCTATTGCCCGCAAACTGGGCCTTCCTTCATCCGGATTGCCCATTGACCGCAACGCTGACGGCTTAATCGACCTGCTTTTAGATGCGACTCAAAACCACTGCAAACCCTTAACAAGTGAGCGTCTCTTCGGCTGGCACGCTGCTCTTTTCCCGACAGGATACTCAGGATTGCACAAGATTATCACCGGCAACTGGCGCGGCCCTGCACCCATGCAGGTTGTTTCAGGGAAAGCAGGCCATGAAAAAGTTCACTACGAAGCAATGCCTTACGACAGGGTAGAGGCCGAAATGGACTGTTTTTTCAGATGGTGGCAGGAGAGTTTAGGGGAAATAGACGGAATTATCCGGGCGGCAGTTGCCCACTTCTGGTTTGTCACTATCCACCCCTTTGAAGATGGTAACGGCCGCATCGCCCGTGCCCTTACCGACATGGCTTTGGCCCAGGATGACAAGCAATCGATGCGATATTACAGCCTCTCTTCACAAATTAATGCGGAAAGAGATGTCTACTATGAGGTATTAGAGCGGTCTCAAAAAGGGACCATGGACATAACAACCTGGCTGCAGTGGTTTTCAGGGTGCTTCGGCAGGAGCATCACATCATCGGAAAAAACGATGGCCCTTGTCCTGGATAAAGCATCCTTCTGGCACAGGCATTCTCAAACAGAACTTACCGACCGTCAAAGGAAGGTCATAAACAAGCTGTTAGATTCCGGCAGAAAGGGTTTTGTGGGTGGATTGACTAACCGCAAATATGTATCCATGGTAAAAGTCAGCCGGGCTACGGCTACCCGTGAATTACAGCATTTACAAGACCTGGGGATTATCAAAGCTAATCCGGCTAAGGGCCGAAGCGTAAGTTACGATCTGGTTTGGGATTAA